AACGTCCTTTGGTCGAAAGCTTCACGGGAAATCTCCTTGTAAAGTGTGATGCCTGATTATCGTAAAGCTTATAATCAGTGTCAAGAATTAAGCGACATTCTCCCTTGAATAAGGTGATTTTTTGATTTCCCATTACATAGAACTTTTGGCGTCTTTTGGAGTCCACCTATGTCCAGCATCTCATCTCTTGACCCTGCCTTCTATCCGACCCCGGCGGCCCTGGTCACGTTCAATGGTCCCCAGGGTAAAACCTGCCTGCTTCCCTCCCCCTGGATGGGGATTGTCTGGTGCGATCCGCCGCTGTTGACCCTGGCTTTCCGGCACGGCTGTGCGGCCCGGCCTCTGATGCAGAAGGCCTCCCGGTTCGTGGTCAATCTTCCCCCCGATTCTCTCCTTGATTCGTCGCCGCTGATCCACTGGCTGATGACGAAGAATCCCGACATGGAGAGTGCGCCGGGACTGACGCCCTGGCAGGACCGGTTTATGGCGGTGGCGGCTATCGAAGAGTGTCCGGTGCAGCTGGTATGTGACCAGACCGAGGTGAACAGCCGTTACGGGCAGGATGTGCTCAGCGGCAGGGTGACAGCCCTGTATGCCAACAAGTCTCCCCTTCCTCTGGCCGAGCCGCTGGATTTTGGCCGCTACACGGTGGCTCGGCGTTAACCGGCCGGCGCGCGCCGGCTCGCTAAAAAGAAAAGGGGCGCAACGCCCCTTTTCCTGCCCCCATTCAGTTGTCTCAATCCGATCACTCCCAAGGTTTGATGATGCCCGACTCCAGAGCGGCCCGCTCCACGGCCTCGGCCACCTTGGCGTGCACTTCTTTGTGCAGGATGGAAGGCACCAGTTCCCCCTCTTCGGCGCAGGCCGCGATGGCTTTGGCCGCGGCGATCTTCATCTTGTTGTTGATACGGGTGGCCCGCACGTTGAGGGCACCCCGGAAAATGCCGGGAAAGCCCAGGGCGTTGTTGACGCTCTTGCCGTCAGCGGCGAAGGAGGCTCCGGCCGCCATGGCGTCTTCCGGGGTGATTTCCGGGTTGGGATTGGACAGGGCCAGAATCACCTGGCCCTTGCGCACCATGGACGGTTTGATCAGGCCGGGACAGCCGGTGGTGGCGATGACGATGTTCGATTCGGCCATGACATCGGCCAGGGTACCGGCTTCTCCACCGGCCTGTTCGAGCATGTCGCGTGATTCGGCCTTCAGGTCGGTACCCATGACCTTCTTGACGCCGTAGGAGAGGAGCAACTTGGAAATGCCCATGCCCGCCGCCCCCAGGCCAATGACACCGATGGTCGACTTGCTCAGCATAAGGCCGGAAAAATGGGTGGTGTTGAGCAGGGCCGCCAGTACCACGACCGCCGTACCGTGCTGGTCGTCATGCATGACCGGGATGTCCAGGGCCTCGTCCAGGGCATCCTCAATGGCGAAACACTCGGGGGCGGCGATATCTTCCAGCTTGATGGCGCCAAAGGTGGGAGCGATGTTTTTGACCGTGTCGATGATGACCTGCGGATCCAGGCTCTCGATAAGGATGGGGATGCCGCTGACATTGACGAGGCGGTCGAAGAGGGCGGCCTTGCCTTCCATGACCGGCATGCCCGCCACCGCGCCGATATTGCCCAGGCCCAGAATGGCTGTGCCGTTGGTGACGATGGCCACCTGGTTGGGGATAGCTGTGTAGCGATAGGCCAGCTCGGGTTTCTTCTGGATGTCCCGGCAGATGGAAGCCACCCCCGGCGTGTAGAGCTTGCGGATGTCGCCGATGCTGTTGATGGGCAGCCGGCTCTTCATGGCGATCTTGCCCCCCTCATGCAACTGGTGCACGAGGTCGATAACCTCCTCGACGATAATGCCTTCGACCTTGGCGATATCGTCGAGAATCTTTTCCAGCTGCTCTTCCGAATCGACGTAGATCGTCATCTCTCGGGTGTTGTGGGTCCGGCCCATGCGCACAAGCCGGATATCGCCGATATTGCTGCCGGCCATACCGATGGCCGACGTCAGTTTGCCGAGATAGCCCGGCTTGTCCTGGATCATGACCCTGAGGGTCTTGGCGATTTTGCCGGCGCCTTTTTCAATTTCCATGGAAGTGAACTCCCCTTGTTTGGTGGTGGCCGCTTTTCTGTTTTCCTTATTTTTACCCGATCATCCGGGGCTGGCAATGGCCGGTGTTGAAAATGGAAGCGATTTTATGCCCGGGCCCGATTCCGTGCAATGAAAAAGCGCGGCAGGCGTAATGGATTAAAATCATAAAACTTGATTGGTGTGCTGGTCCTATTGTAGCTTGAGGCGTCGCA
The sequence above is a segment of the Desulfuromonas sp. KJ2020 genome. Coding sequences within it:
- a CDS encoding flavin reductase family protein, encoding MSSISSLDPAFYPTPAALVTFNGPQGKTCLLPSPWMGIVWCDPPLLTLAFRHGCAARPLMQKASRFVVNLPPDSLLDSSPLIHWLMTKNPDMESAPGLTPWQDRFMAVAAIEECPVQLVCDQTEVNSRYGQDVLSGRVTALYANKSPLPLAEPLDFGRYTVARR
- a CDS encoding NAD-dependent malic enzyme: MEIEKGAGKIAKTLRVMIQDKPGYLGKLTSAIGMAGSNIGDIRLVRMGRTHNTREMTIYVDSEEQLEKILDDIAKVEGIIVEEVIDLVHQLHEGGKIAMKSRLPINSIGDIRKLYTPGVASICRDIQKKPELAYRYTAIPNQVAIVTNGTAILGLGNIGAVAGMPVMEGKAALFDRLVNVSGIPILIESLDPQVIIDTVKNIAPTFGAIKLEDIAAPECFAIEDALDEALDIPVMHDDQHGTAVVVLAALLNTTHFSGLMLSKSTIGVIGLGAAGMGISKLLLSYGVKKVMGTDLKAESRDMLEQAGGEAGTLADVMAESNIVIATTGCPGLIKPSMVRKGQVILALSNPNPEITPEDAMAAGASFAADGKSVNNALGFPGIFRGALNVRATRINNKMKIAAAKAIAACAEEGELVPSILHKEVHAKVAEAVERAALESGIIKPWE